One Helianthus annuus cultivar XRQ/B chromosome 12, HanXRQr2.0-SUNRISE, whole genome shotgun sequence genomic region harbors:
- the LOC118484907 gene encoding uncharacterized protein LOC118484907, protein MRGEFNGLKALILKDNPSAHYIHCFAHQLQLVIVAIAKKHDGVKEFYETLGMVVNTVGASCKRKDMMLEAKKERVENEILAGEINTGKGLNQEVSLARPGDTRWGSHHRTIISLLKLFLEVVEVLTFIKQDGETFQQRSNASASTGFTGSNRNR, encoded by the exons ATGCGGGGAGAGTTTAATGGATTAAAAGCTTTAATTCTGAAAGACAATCCATCGGCACATTACATACATTGCTTTGCTCATCAACTTCAGTTAGTGATTGTGGCTATAGCAAAAAAGCATGATGgtgttaaagaattttacgaAACTCTTGGCATGGTTGTTAATACGGTTGGTGCTTCTTGCAAAAGAAAAGATATGATGTTGGAGGCAAAAAAAGAGAGAGTGGAAAACGAAATTCTAGCGGGTGAAATTAACACAGGAAAAGGATTAAACCAAGAGGTTTCCCTTGCCCGACCCGGAGACACACGATGGGGTTCTCATCATAGAACCATCATAAGTTTGTTGAAATTATTTCTGGAAGTTGTTGAGGTACTTACTTTTATTAAACAAGATGGAGAGACCTTTCAACAACGATCCAATGCGTCAG CTAGCACTGGTTTTACCGGTTccaaccgcaaccgttga
- the LOC110893150 gene encoding uncharacterized protein LOC110893150: MKKQTLISSLCKRKYQENDDLGATPSSNIIDDKQENEDIGPNSKNDIDMQENEDIRPTPSPIITLASSPSTRNKIDLNDLPSDPSDRPPITSYHLNQIYDIRRAYLVKKAFQPRGHHFKWTNYSSGRRRFNVKWFDKYHWLEYSTKQEKAYCLYCYLFNESVGNKGGRETFVSEGFCNWSKPGALKEHVGLVNSIHNKAAQKCENLLNQKRSYDANEKRRNKERRIGNQYRLMGVNNPDIGKYTLGKAKKNNKLTAPSIQKEIADCYAKEVTKMICEEIKDDVFGLLVDESSDVSLKEQMAVVVRYVDKVGVLKESLIGVAHVRNTYSLTLKEAIVSLLADNHLSINQGSRL, from the exons ATGAAAAAACAAACTCTCATTAGTAGTCTTTGTAAACGAAAATACCAAGAAAATGATGATTTGGGTGCAACTCCTAGTTCAAATATTATTGACGATAAGCAAGAAAATGAAGATATTGGTCCAAATTCAAAGAATGATATTGATATGCAAGAAAATGAAGACATCAGACCAACTCCAAGTCCAATTATTACTTTGGCTTCAAGTCCTTCAACACGAAACAAAATCGATTTGAATGATCTTCCTTCGGATCCCTCCGATAGACCGCCTATTACTAGTTATCATCTAAATCAAATATACGACATAAGAAGAGCGTATCTTGTTAAAAAGGCTTTTCAACCACGAGGTCATCACTTTAAATGGACAAACTATTCTAGTGGCCGAAGACGTTTTAATGTTAAATGGTTTGATAAATATCATTGGTTGGAGTATAGCACTAAACAGGAAAAAGCATATTGTTTATATTGTTACTTGTTTAATGAAAGTGTTGGTAATAAAGGTGGAAGAGAGACTTTTGTAAGTGAAGGATTTTGTAATTGGAGTAAACCGGGTGCCTTAAAAGAACATGTTGGGTTAGTTAATAGCATACATAATAAGGCGGCGCAAAAATGTGAAAATCTTTTGAACCAAAAGCGATCCTATGATGCGAATGAAAAAAGGCGTAACAAGGAAAGAAGGATTGGAAATCAGTATCGATTAATGGG TGTGAACAACCCGGATATTGGTAAGTACACTTTAGGGAAGGCCAAGAAGAATAATAAGTTGACAGCTCCATCGATTCAAAAAGAGATTGCCGATTGCTATGCGAAAGAAGTAACCAAAATGATTTGTGAAGAAATTAAAGACGATGTCTTTGGGCTATTAGTAGATGAGTCTAGCGACGTGTCTTTAAAGGAACAAATGGCCGTAGTTGTGAGATATGTCGATAAGGTCGGAGTACTTAAAGAGAGTTTAATTGGAGTTGCTCATGTGAGGAATACATATTCTTTAACTCTTAAAGAAGCCATCGTGTCTTTATTAGCCGATAACCATTTAAGCATAAATCAA GGGTCAAGGTTATGA
- the LOC110893151 gene encoding uncharacterized protein LOC110893151: MGNYVSCTLTHQTRKTSTTTKVILPNGEILNFHEPIKAAELMLESPNSFVVNSKSLRIGSRFSALNADEDLEFATVYVMFPMSRVNSVVTAADLGSLFITAKKIGRVVPETVAAPPRLKLEEIEEVSVEFKRRMTMCRSKKPLLDTIEEEHVCSR, encoded by the coding sequence ATGGGCAACTACGTTTCATGCACCCTCACTCACCAAACCAGAaaaacctcaacaacaacaaaagTAATCTTACCCAACGGTGAAATCCTTAACTTCCACGAACCAATCAAAGCTGCAGAACTCATGCTGGAATCACCAAACTCCTTTGTTGTCAACTCTAAATCACTACGTATCGGATCGCGCTTTTCGGCCCTTAACGCCGACGAAGACCTTGAGTTTGCGACCGTTTACGTAATGTTTCCGATGAGTCGGGTTAACTCGGTTGTCACGGCAGCTGATTTGGGCTCTCTTTTTATAACGGCTAAGAAAATCGGTAGAGTTGTGCCTGAAACCGTGGCGGCGCCGCCGCGGTTGAAGCTGGAGGAGATTGAAGAAGTGTCGGTTGAGTTTAAACGACGGATGACGATGTGTAGGTCGAAGAAGCCGTtgttggatactattgaggaagaACATGTTTGCTCTAGATGA